From a region of the Mauremys mutica isolate MM-2020 ecotype Southern chromosome 12, ASM2049712v1, whole genome shotgun sequence genome:
- the LOC123346754 gene encoding olfactory receptor 14A16-like — translation MSNQTNIAEFLLLGFSDIRELQILHFVVLLLIYLSAMVGNLLIIMVVALDHHLHSHMYFFLMNLSILDLGTISVTVPKSMANSLMNTRSISYSGCVAQVFFLVFFAASDFALLTIMAYDRYVAICKPLHYETIMNRRACVQMVASAWISVIVYSSLHTRNTFAISYCGGNEVNQFFCEIPQLLKLACSDTYLSEVEVLILSACLALSCFVFIILSYTKIFQTVLRIPTEQGRHKALSTCLPHLIVVSLFVFTVTFAYLKPTSSSPSNLDLMVAVLYSVLPPLMNPIIYSMRNKEIKASLRKLIGWRLFSKIKMSNFLL, via the coding sequence atgtccaaccagaCCAACATAGcagagttccttctcctgggattctctgacattCGGGAGCtacagattttgcactttgtggtgcTTCTATTGATTTACCTGTCAGCCATggtggggaatcttctcatcatcatgGTTGTAGCCCTAGACCACCACCTTCACAGCcacatgtacttcttcctgatgaatttGTCCATCCTAGACCTCGGCACCATCTCTGTCACCGTCCCCAAATCCATGGCAaattccctcatgaacaccaggtCCATTTCTTATTCTGGATGCGTGGCCCAAGTCTTTTTCCTTGTCTTCTTTGCTGCATCTGACTTCGCCTTACTCACCATCATGGCGTACGAtcgatatgtcgccatctgcaaaccactgcactatgagactataatgaacaggagagcttgtgtccaaatggtagccagtgcctggatcagtgTAATTGTCTATTCTTCATTGCACACCAGGAACACATTTGCAATCTCCTACTGTGGTGGCAATGAGGTgaatcagttcttctgtgaaattccCCAGCTACTCAAGCTCGCCTGCTCTGACACGTACCTTAGTGAAGTTGAAGTACTCATCTTGAGTGCATGCTTAGCCTtaagctgttttgtttttataattctaTCATACACTAAGATCTTCCaaacagtgctgagaatccccaCTGAGCAGGGTCGGCATAAAGCCCTATCCACCTGCCTCCCACACCTCATTGTGGTCTCCTTGTTTGTTTTCACTGTCACCTTCGCCTatctgaaacccacctccagttCTCCATCAAATCTGGATCTCATGGTGGCTGTTCTTTATTCTGTGCTGCCACCACTGATGAAtccgatcatctacagcatgaggaacaaggaaatCAAAGCTTCCCTGAGGAAACTCATTGGGTGGAGATTATTCAGCAAGATTAAAATGTCTAATTTTCTCTTATGA